One segment of Zonotrichia albicollis isolate bZonAlb1 chromosome 4, bZonAlb1.hap1, whole genome shotgun sequence DNA contains the following:
- the WBP2NL gene encoding postacrosomal sheath WW domain-binding protein yields the protein MAVNMNHSQQGGVVIPNAESVLKQCKDVELSFSDVTGKPEIFKGTKKGMLYLTPYRMIFVTKGKDPMLSFMMPFYLVKGCSIEQPVFSANYIKGQIQAEAGGGWEGQGTFKLTFNSGGAVEFGQLMMKAASCASSGVPLQSPGYGYAPVPGGYAPVPGGHAPVPGGYAAPPPPNGAYPYAPPPGSAYGPAPQPMGYPYAQAPGIYPPLPNMNPVYMPPPPPYSGAPPAESAGPSAPPAWVSPGMPGGSKAMEAASSAYYNPANPHNVYMPMDQPPPYAPPEDKKNN from the exons tgtcCTCAAACAGTGCAAAGATGTGGAGCTCTCCTTCAGTGACGTGACAGGCAAGCCTGAAATCTTCAAAGGCACCAAAAAAGGAATGCTGTATCTCACCCCCTACAGG ATGATCTTTGTGACCAAGGGCAAGGATCCCATGCTGTCCTTCATGATGCCGTTCTATTTGGTGAAAGGATGCTCCATCGAGCAGCCCGTTTTCTCTGCCAATTACATCAAGGGGCAGATCCAGGCCGAGGCCGGAG GtggctgggaagggcaggggacATTTAAACTGACTTTCAACAGTGGAGGAGCCGTTGAGTTTGGACAGCTGATGATGAAAGCTGCTTCTTGTG CTTCCAGTGGGgttcctctgcagagccctggctaTGGATACGCCCCTGTTCCCGGAGGATACGCCCCTGTTCCCGGAGGACACGCCCCTGTTCCCGGCGGCTACGCGGCCCCTCCGCCCCCGAACGGAGCCTACCCCTATGCGCCGCCTCCAGGGAGCGCCTACGGACCGGCTCCACAGCCCATGGGCTACCCCTACGCCCAGGCCCCAG GTATTTACCCACCACTTCCAAACATGAACCCCGTGTACATGCCACCTCCACCACCCTACTCTGGGGCACCTCCTGCAGAATCCGCAGGCCCctcagctcccccagcctgggtgagcccaggaatgccaG gAGGCAGTAAGGCCATGGAAGCAGCTTCCAGTGCATATTACAACCCTGCCAACCCACACAATGTGTACATGCCCATG GATCAGCCACCTCCTTATGCACCTCCTGAGGATAAGAAGAACAACTAG
- the NAGA gene encoding LOW QUALITY PROTEIN: alpha-N-acetylgalactosaminidase (The sequence of the model RefSeq protein was modified relative to this genomic sequence to represent the inferred CDS: deleted 2 bases in 1 codon): MGRHGCGLRYRRGAVATGGREGGKEAWTVRQLMRTASCERGRAGRAAPCSVAAAAAAAAMEAVALSGLALALALALALALPSVALENGLARTPPMGWMSWERFRCNVDCQADPHNCISEQLFFEMADRLAEDGWRELGYEYINMDDCWSAKQRDAAGQLVPDPKRFPSGIKALADYVHARGLKLGIYGDLGVFTCGGYPGTTLENVKQDAQTFAAWGVDMLKLDGCYSSAEEQAKGYPEMARALNATGRPIVYSCSWPAYQGGLPPKVNYTILAEICNLWRNYDDIQDSWESVLSIVDWFFTNQDVLQPAAGPGHWNDPDMLIIGNFGLSFEQSRSQMALWTVMAAPLLMSTDLRTISPSAKEILQNRLMIQINQDPLGIQGRRIVKEKSQIEVFLRPLSRAASTLVFFSRRTDMPFRYTSSLAKLHFPEDAVYEVQDVYVGKIVGALRTADNFSVVINPSGVVMWYLRPMALPVQPWHVARQQAPGEGFHPALL; the protein is encoded by the exons ATGGGGCGGCACGGCTGTGGGCTGCGGTACCGGCGGGGCGCGGTAGCTACGGGCGGGCgggagggaggaaaggaggcGTGGACGGTCCGTCAGCTGATGCGGACGGCATCAtgtgagcggggccgggccgggagaGCCGCTCCGTGCTCTGTG gcggcggcagcagcagcagcagcgatgGAGGCGGTGGCACTGAGCGGgctggccctggccctggccctggcTCTGGCGCTGGCGCTGCCCTCCGTGGCCCTGGAGAACGGGCTGGCGCGCACTCCCCCCATGGGCTGGATGTCCTGGGAGAGGTTCCGCTGCAACGTGGACTGCCAGGCGGATCCCCACAACTGCATCAG CGAGCAGCTCTTCTTCGAGATGGCAGACCGGCTGGCAGAGGAtggctggagggagctgggctaCGAGTACATCAACATGGATGACTGCTGGTCTGCCAAGCAGCGGGATGCGGCTGGGCAGCTGGTTCCCGACCCCAAGAGATTTCCCAGCGGAATTAAGGCTCTGGCTGACTAT GTCCATGCCAGGGGCCTGAAGCTGGGCATTTATGGTGACCTGGGCGTCTTCACCTGTGGGGGCTACCCAGGCACTACGCTGGAAAATGTGAAGCAGGATGCCCAGACCTTTGCAGCGTGGGGTGTAGACATGCTGAAGCTGGATGGGTGCTACTCGTCCGCAGAGGAGCAGGCAAAGG GATACCCAGAAATGGCGAGGGCCTTGAACGCCACAGGCCGCCCCATTGTctactcctgcagctggccAGCATATCAGGGGGGTCTTCCCCCCAAG GTGAACTACACCATCCTGGCAGAGATCTGCAACCTGTGGCGTAACTATGACGACATCCAGGACTCCTGGGAGAGTGTCCTTTCCATCGTGGACTGGTTCTTCACAAACCAGGACGTGCTGCAGCCGGCAGCTGGCCCCGGCCACTGGAACGACCCGGACATG CTCATCATTGGAAACTTTGGCCTTAGCTTCGAGCAGTCACGCTCCCAAATGGCTCTGTGGACAGTGATGGCAGCTCCGCTTCTCATGTCCACGGATCTCCGCACCATCTCCCCCAGTGCCAAGGAGATCCTGCAGAACCGCCTGATGATCCAGATCAACCAGGACCCCCTGGGAATCCAGGGGCGCAGGATTGTCAAG GAGAAATCCCAGATCGAGGTGTTTCTGCGCCCACTGTCGCGGGCTGCCAGCACCCTTGTGTTCTTCAGCCGCAGGACAGACATGCCCTTCCGCTACACcagcagcctggccaagctCCACTTCCCTGAGGATGCTGTGTATGAG GTACAAGACGTGTATGTTGGGAAGATCGTTGGGGCCTTAAGAACAGCAGACAACTTCTCAGTGGTTATTAACCCCTCAGGGGTGGTGATGTGGTATCTCCGTCCCATGGCACTCCCGGTACAACCCTGGCATGTTGCCAGGCAGCAAGCCCCTGGTGAGGGTTTCCACCCAGCCCTTCTGTGA
- the NDUFA6 gene encoding NADH dehydrogenase [ubiquinone] 1 alpha subcomplex subunit 6 produces the protein MAVAGKGVVSAAVKPIFSRDLGEAKRRVRELYRAWYREVPNTVHLYQLDITVKQGRNKVREMFMKNAHVTDPRVIDMLVIKGKMELQETIHVWKQRTHVMRYFHETETPQPKDFLSKFYAGHNP, from the exons ATGGCGGTGGCTGGCAAGGGGGTGGTGTCGGCCGCCGTGAAGCCGATCTTCAGCCGGGACCTGGGCGAGGCGAAGCGGCGCGTCCGGGAGCTGTACCGGGCCTGGTACCGCGAGGTGCCCAACACGG TGCACCTGTACCAGCTGGACATCACGGTGAAACAGGGGCGGAACAAGGTGCGGGAGATGTTCATGAAGAACGCCCATGTTACGGATCCACGCGTGATAGACATGCTGGTTATTAAG ggaaaaATGGAGCTTCAAGAAACCATTCATGTCTGGAAGCAGAGGACTCATGTCATGAGGTACTTCCACGAGACGGAAACCCCACAACCTAAAGACTTTCTGTCCAAATTCTATGCGGGCCACAATCCTTGA
- the SMDT1 gene encoding essential MCU regulator, mitochondrial — MAAAAGRLLAATVARSGRAGWAGPGRAPALPLVPSRGATVTRSGAILPKPVKTPFGLLRVFSVVIPFLYVGTQISKNFAALLEEHDIFVPEDDDDDD; from the exons ATGGCAGCGGCAGCCGGGCGGCTCCTGGCGGCCACCGTGGCTCGCTCGGGGCGtgcgggctgggccgggcccggccgggccccgGCCTTGCCGCTGGTGCCCTCCCGGGGCGCCACCGTCACCCGCAGCGGCGCCATTTTGCCCAAGCCGGTTAAG ACGCCCTTCGGCCTCCTCAGAGTGTTCAGCGTCGTGATCCCTTTCCTGTATGTTGGCACTCAGATCAGTAAGAACTTTGCAGCCTTACTTGAAGAACATGATATCTTTGTCCCAGAGGATGACGATGACGATGATTAA
- the PHETA2 gene encoding sesquipedalian-2, giving the protein MKLNERSVAHYATCDSPADHTGFLRKRVERHHHHGTSYQRRWFVLKGNLLFYFEERESREPMGLVVLEGCTVELCEAAEEFAFAIRFDDAGARAYVLVADGQAAMEAWVKALSRASFDYMRLVVRELEKQLEEACKSLAAFRKSPRRSSSSGRKRHLSNPALQPLQEKPTTLENGYSTWSSGGCVAGGATSPDHDGGQTKPPPLPPRRRSAASSATGSPAPGLSPAMLESPVPPETICFSKLHNWYGQEIAVLRREWQERQKKGHP; this is encoded by the coding sequence ATGAAGCTGAATGAGCGGAGCGTGGCCCACTACGCCACCTGCGACTCGCCAGCCGACCACACCGGCTTTCTGCGCAAGCGGGTGGAGCGGCACCACCACCATGGCACCTCCTACCAGCGCCGCTGGTTCGTCCTCAAGGGCAACCTCCTCTTCTACTTCGAGGAGCGGGAGAGCCGGGAGCCCATGGGGCTGGTGGTCCTGGAGGGCTGCACCGTGGAGCTGTGTGAGGCCGCTGAGGAGTTCGCATTTGCCATCCGCTTTGATGACGCTGGTGCCAGGGCCTATGTGCTGGTGGCTGATGGGCAGGCTGCCATGGAGGCCTGGGTGAAGGCACTCTCACGGGCCAGCTTCGACTACATGCGGCTGGTggtgagggagctggagaagcagctggaggaggcctGCAAGAGCTTGGCTGCTTTCCGTAAGTCTCCAAGGAGGTCCTCCTCCTCTGGCAGGAAGAGGCATCTCTCCAACCCTGCCTTGCAGCCTCTCCAGGAGAAGCCCACCACCCTGGAAAATGGCTACTCCACATGGAGTAGTGGTGGTTGTGTCGCTGGTGGAGCCACCTCCCCTGACCATGATGGGGGGCAAACAAAGCCCCCGCCCCTGCCTCCACGCCGGCGCTCGGCCgccagcagtgccacaggaTCCCCAGCACCTGGCCTCTCACCAGCCATGCTGGAGAGCCCAGTGCCACCAGAAACCATCTGCTTCTCCAAGCTGCACAACTGGTACGGGCAGGAGATCGCAGTGCTGAGACGGGAGTGGCAGGAGAGGCAGAAGAAGGGACACCCGTGA
- the CYP2D6 gene encoding cytochrome P450 2D6 → MALLLWLGSQLSSIWSNISILGVFLTVFTLLLDFMKRRKKWSRYPPGPASLPFIGTMFSIDFHNPHRSFGQLQKKFGNIFSLQNCWTNVVVLNGYKTVKEALVHKSEDFADRPHFPIYEHMGYGKNCEGIVVARYGHVWKELRRFALSTLRNFGMGKKSLEERVVEEAGFLCSEIKSEEGKSFDIHVPLNNAVCNMICHIVFGDRFDYGDENFKKLSRLLQNSLDQETGFLPQLLNVVPILVRIPGVPQKLFRAQREVMDFIDVAIDKHVKTWDPAYTRDITDVFLKEMEKGKAAEENGFHYNSLRLVTLDLFTAGSETTTTTLRWALLYMLLHPEIQSKVQAEIDRVIGRERPPSMMDQASMPYTNAVIHEVQRCGDIVPIGVPHMTYRDTELQGFFIPKGTTIITNLSSVLKDETVWEKPNEFYPEHFLDAKGQFVKPEAFLPFSAGRRACPGEQLARMELFLFFTTLLQKFTFVLPEDQPRPRQDGHFALTNSPHPYLLRALPR, encoded by the exons ATGGCATTGCTCCTGTGGCTGGGGTCCCAGCTGTCATCCATCTGGAGCAACATCTCTATACTGGGAGTCTTTCTTACAGTGTTTACTTTACTGCTTGACTTCATGAAGCGCAGAAAGAAGTGGAGCCGTTACCCTCCGGGCCCAGCCTCGCTGCCATTCATCGGGACCATGTTCTCCATTGACTTCCACAACCCTCACCGCTCCTTCGGCCAG CTTCAGAAGAAGTTTGGAAACATCTTCAGTCTCCAGAACTGCTGGACCAACGTGGTAGTGCTGAATGGGTATAAAACAGTGAAGGAAGCCCTGGTCCACAAATCAGAGGACTTTGCTGACCGGCCGCACTTTCCAATATACGAACATATGGGCTATGGAAAGAATTGTGAAG GGATTGTTGTAGCAAGATACGGGCACGTCTGGAAGGAGCTAAGGAGATTTGCACTCTCTACGCTGAGGAACTTTGGGATGGGAAAGAAATCCCTGGAGGAGCGAGTGGTAGAGGAAGCTGGATTTCTTTGTTCTGAAATCAAGTCTGAAGAAG GTAAATCTTTTGATATACATGTTCCCTTAAATAATGCTGTCTGCAACATGATCTGCCACATTGTCTTTGGAGACCGTTTTGACTATGGGGATGAGAACTTCAAGAAGCTGTCACGGCTACTTCAAAATTCTTTAGATCAGGAAACTGGATTCCTGCCTCAG CTTCTTAACGTGGTGCCCATTTTGGTGAGGATCCCTGGAGTGCCACAGAAGCTTTTTCGAGCACAAAGGGAGGTCATGGACTTTATAGATGTGGCCATTGATAAACATGTGAAGACCTGGGACCCTGCTTACACCCGAGATATCACGgatgtatttttaaaggaaatggagaag GGTAAGGCAGCTGAAGAGAATGGTTTCCACTATAACAGTCTTCGTCTGGTGACCCTGGACTTATTCACAGCTGGTTCTGAGACCACCACCACCACTCTCCGGTGGGCATTGCTGTACATGCTTCTCCACCCAGAAATACAGA GCAAGGTCCAGGCAGAGATTGATAGAGTGATTGGCAGAGAGAGGCCGCCCAGCATGATGGACCAAGCAAGCATGCCTTACACTAATGCTGTGATCCATGAAGTGCAACGCTGTGGAGATATTGTTCCTATTGGGGTACCTCACATGACATACCGGGACACCGAGTTGCAAGGCTTCTTTATTCCCAAG GGGACGACAATCATCACCAACTTGTCTTCGGTGCTGAAGGATGAGACAGTCTGGGAGAAACCAAATGAGTTTTACCCCGAACACTTCCTGGATGCAAAGGGGCAGTTTGTGAAACCAGAGgccttcctgcccttctcagcAG GTCGCCGTGCCTGTCCGGGAGAACAGCTGGCCAGGATGGAGCTCTTTCTCTTCTTTACCACTCTCCTGCAGAAATTCACTTTTGTGCTCCCTGAGGACCAGCCCAGGCCACGGCAGGACGGTCACTTTGCACTCACCAACTCTCCACACCCATACCTGCTGCGAGCTCTCCCAAGATAG